In Phyllostomus discolor isolate MPI-MPIP mPhyDis1 chromosome 3, mPhyDis1.pri.v3, whole genome shotgun sequence, a single genomic region encodes these proteins:
- the HSPB3 gene encoding heat shock protein beta-3 has protein sequence MAQIVRRHLIETPVRYQEQFEARGLEDCRLDHALFALPGPTTVDLGRAGAARAPAGDAAAEAPARGGRARFQVLLDVVQFLPEDIIIQTFEGWLLVKAQHGTRMDEHGFVSRSFTRQYRLPEGVQTGDLSALLCHDGILVVEVRGPAGTE, from the coding sequence ATGGCTCAGATCGTGCGCAGGCACCTCATAGAGACCCCGGTGCGCTACCAGGAGCAGTTCGAGGCGCGGGGGCTGGAGGACTGCAGGCTGGACCACGCCCTGTTCGCGCTGCCCGGGCCCACCACCGTGGACCTGGGGAGGGCCGGCGCGGCCCGGGCTCCGGCGGGGGACGCCGCAGCGGAGGCGCCAGCCCGGGGAGGCCGGGCGCGCTTCCAGGTCCTGCTGGACGTGGTGCAGTTCCTCCCCGAGGACATCATCATCCAGACCTTCGAGGGCTGGCTGCTGGTCAAGGCGCAGCACGGCACCCGGATGGACGAGCACGGCTTCGTCTCCAGGAGCTTCACCCGGCAGTACCGGCTGCCCGAGGGCGTCCAGACCGGGGACCTGTCGGCCCTCCTCTGCCACGACGGCATCCTGGTGGTGGAGGTGAGGGGCCCGGCGGGGACCGAGTGA